In Paenibacillus guangzhouensis, a single window of DNA contains:
- the leuD gene encoding 3-isopropylmalate dehydratase small subunit, whose amino-acid sequence MEPFKQLTGIVGPVDRVNVDTDAIIPKQFLKRIERSGFGQFLFYEWRFHENGDVNTSFALNQPRYEGASVLISRVNFGCGSSREHAPWAILDYGFRCVIAPTFADIFYNNCFKNGILPIKLSEEQVEDLFQRTAKHEGYQLSVDLENKKITDAYGLEIQFDLDEHRRQFLLQGLDDIGLTLQHEDKIAAYEKQRNLA is encoded by the coding sequence ATGGAACCATTTAAACAGCTAACAGGGATTGTCGGACCAGTCGATCGCGTGAATGTCGATACGGACGCAATCATTCCCAAACAATTTTTGAAGCGTATTGAACGTTCGGGCTTCGGTCAATTTCTATTCTATGAATGGAGATTCCATGAAAATGGCGATGTGAACACATCGTTTGCATTGAACCAGCCGCGCTATGAGGGAGCTTCGGTACTTATCTCTCGTGTCAACTTCGGTTGCGGCTCTTCCCGTGAGCATGCGCCTTGGGCGATCTTGGATTACGGCTTCCGCTGTGTCATTGCGCCAACTTTTGCGGATATCTTCTACAACAACTGCTTCAAGAACGGCATTTTGCCTATTAAATTGTCTGAAGAGCAGGTTGAAGATCTATTCCAACGTACAGCGAAGCATGAAGGATATCAATTATCGGTTGACCTTGAGAACAAAAAAATTACGGATGCATACGGTCTTGAAATTCAGTTCGATCTTGATGAGCATCGCCGTCAATTCCTTCTTCAAGGACTGGATGATATCGGCTTGACGCTGCAGCATGAAGACAAAATTGCGGCTTACGAGAAACAACGCAATCTAGCGTAA
- the leuC gene encoding 3-isopropylmalate dehydratase large subunit, which translates to MIMAKKTMFEKIWENHVIHQEEGKPSILYIDLHLVHEVTSPQAFEGLRMSGRKVRRPELTFATMDHNVPTKDRFNITDPISKQQIDTLSKNCADFGVTCYDLNSLDQGVVHVMGPELGLTHPGKTIVCGDSHTSTHGAFGALAFGIGTSEVEHVLATQCLQQAKAKTLEVRFVGSRKPGVTAKDMILGVIAKYGTDFATGYVIEYTGEAIRSLTMEERMTVCNMSIEAGARAGLIAPDEVTFEYLRGREYAPQGEAYDQAVAAWKQLTSDEGATYDLIVDFDVDSLIPQVTWGTSPGMGTDITATVPNPNDFASDNERKAAEKALEYMDLKPGTPMSEIGIDYVFIGSCTNGRIEDLRAAAEIARGYQVSSQVTAIVVPGSGRVKIQAEKEGLDKIFTEAGFEWRDAGCSMCLAMNPDVLQPGQRCASTSNRNFEGRQGRGGRTHLVSPAMAAAAAIKGHFVDVRNWELKAAN; encoded by the coding sequence ATGATAATGGCGAAAAAGACGATGTTTGAGAAAATTTGGGAAAATCATGTGATTCATCAAGAGGAAGGCAAACCAAGCATTTTGTATATTGATTTGCATTTGGTTCATGAAGTAACATCTCCACAGGCATTTGAAGGACTTCGCATGTCGGGTCGTAAAGTACGCCGTCCAGAACTGACTTTTGCAACGATGGACCACAACGTACCTACAAAGGATCGTTTCAATATTACTGATCCAATCTCGAAGCAGCAAATTGACACATTATCGAAGAACTGTGCAGATTTCGGCGTCACTTGCTATGACTTGAACAGTTTAGATCAAGGGGTTGTTCACGTTATGGGTCCAGAGCTTGGACTCACGCATCCAGGCAAGACGATCGTATGCGGCGACAGCCATACATCAACGCACGGTGCGTTTGGCGCATTAGCTTTCGGGATCGGTACAAGCGAAGTGGAACACGTGCTTGCAACACAATGTCTGCAACAAGCAAAAGCTAAAACATTGGAAGTTCGATTTGTCGGTAGTCGTAAACCAGGTGTAACAGCAAAAGATATGATTCTTGGCGTTATTGCGAAATACGGTACAGACTTCGCAACAGGTTATGTTATTGAATATACAGGTGAAGCAATCCGCTCCTTGACGATGGAAGAGCGCATGACGGTATGCAACATGTCCATTGAAGCGGGTGCAAGAGCAGGTCTTATCGCACCGGATGAAGTAACATTCGAATACCTGCGCGGCCGTGAATATGCACCGCAAGGCGAAGCTTATGATCAAGCGGTTGCTGCTTGGAAGCAGCTGACATCCGACGAGGGAGCAACCTATGATCTTATAGTTGACTTCGATGTCGATAGCTTGATCCCGCAAGTCACTTGGGGAACTAGCCCAGGGATGGGGACAGACATTACGGCGACTGTACCGAACCCGAATGATTTCGCTTCAGATAATGAGCGTAAAGCAGCTGAAAAAGCGCTTGAATATATGGATTTGAAACCAGGAACACCGATGTCTGAGATCGGAATCGATTATGTCTTTATCGGATCTTGCACAAATGGTCGGATCGAAGACTTGCGCGCAGCAGCTGAGATTGCACGCGGATACCAAGTTTCGAGTCAAGTAACAGCAATTGTCGTACCAGGATCTGGACGCGTTAAGATTCAAGCAGAGAAAGAAGGCCTAGACAAAATCTTCACCGAAGCAGGCTTTGAATGGCGCGATGCCGGCTGCAGTATGTGTCTTGCGATGAACCCGGACGTATTGCAACCAGGACAACGCTGCGCATCGACTTCGAACCGGAATTTCGAGGGACGTCAAGGACGCGGCGGACGTACGCACTTGGTATCACCAGCAATGGCAGCGGCAGCAGCGATCAAGGGACATTTCGTCGATGTGCGTAATTGGGAATTGAAAGCAGCGAACTAA
- a CDS encoding LysR family transcriptional regulator, whose amino-acid sequence MELRQLQYAIQIAAERNFSRAAEKLHIAQPSLSQQLSKLEKEIGVLLFQRNTNSVELTHAGAAFINQAQKIIDAVDQLKQEMADISNTRTGKVVVGSMPITGSHILPHVLPVFQEKYPDIEMVLVEDTSADLEKLTANGQTDFSLLSLPLQEPSLTYETVIEEKIDLAVPPSHILAALASCNPERLIRIEDLKNEPFIVLKKGQGFRQIAIELCQAAGFTPKIVFESSNMETVQSLVAAGMGIAFVPHFIARARRSEFIPTYLPLEDPSPKRTLVIAYRRGRYLSKAAEAFIDVFKTTIQQQFQSS is encoded by the coding sequence ATGGAATTACGCCAATTACAATATGCTATTCAAATCGCCGCCGAGCGGAATTTCTCCCGTGCTGCCGAGAAGCTTCATATCGCTCAGCCTTCCCTAAGTCAACAGCTCTCGAAGCTCGAGAAAGAAATCGGCGTCCTCCTATTTCAGAGGAACACCAACTCCGTTGAACTGACGCATGCCGGCGCAGCGTTTATTAATCAAGCACAAAAAATTATCGATGCCGTCGATCAATTGAAGCAAGAGATGGCGGACATCTCCAATACCCGTACGGGAAAAGTCGTAGTCGGGAGTATGCCGATTACCGGGTCTCATATATTGCCGCACGTCTTACCTGTCTTCCAAGAGAAATATCCGGATATCGAAATGGTTCTCGTCGAAGATACGTCTGCCGACTTGGAGAAATTAACGGCTAACGGCCAGACTGACTTCTCGCTGTTATCTCTTCCGCTCCAAGAACCTTCTCTCACCTATGAGACAGTTATTGAAGAGAAAATTGATTTGGCGGTCCCGCCGAGCCACATTCTTGCAGCGCTCGCGAGCTGCAACCCAGAGCGGCTCATCCGCATTGAAGATTTGAAAAATGAACCGTTCATCGTGCTCAAGAAAGGCCAAGGTTTCCGTCAAATTGCGATAGAACTATGCCAAGCGGCAGGCTTCACGCCGAAAATTGTGTTTGAGAGCAGCAATATGGAGACCGTGCAATCCCTCGTAGCCGCAGGGATGGGAATTGCTTTCGTCCCACATTTCATCGCGCGTGCGCGTCGTAGTGAGTTCATTCCAACTTATCTGCCGCTGGAGGACCCATCGCCGAAGCGGACGCTCGTCATCGCATACCGGAGGGGACGTTATCTCTCCAAAGCGGCAGAAGCCTTCATTGACGTGTTCAAAACGACGATTCAACAGCAATTTCAATCTTCATAA
- the nagZ gene encoding beta-N-acetylhexosaminidase — MRKIILMIASFVLIVVISMMVYVQKPAWIFGQTTGQQALHASPPELSGDSSGTQPEASTKPESSPEPDQVDPAIQAKVDSMSLAQKVAQMMIVDLDTLERESKATSASELSKQQYAGVILFQRNLKSAEQTVKLITDLKSAKTNVPIWVAIDQEGGVVTRLPWLPRFAGNMALGATGNPDLAEQTGKLIGEQIESFGFNLNFAPSLDVNNNPDNPVIGIRSFGSEPEDVAAMGMAMVKGLQEAGMPSVVKHFPGHGDTSMDSHLGLPSIPYDRQRLDQVELLPFREVMKQGVDMIMTAHITFPKIETKTVVSKKDGASVHIPATLSHTFLTEILRDELGFDGVIVTDSLEMQAISSNFGNKEAIIKAVQAGADLLLMPSNPDASVKWLTDAVKQGVISEERINASVERILTLKHKYGQLDSQQSTPYVDQFRMAQKAMQDQEARQSELAIAEHAVTLLQNLDHQLPFKVNANASLYVLGPSSLLPEIQRQFHAILSKEGQSQFKKIISLPITGGISSDQMKQIGTSDAVLLVTRNLNTDKKQREAVRKVWSQLRKAKQKAAVLSVGAPYDIRYISDVPAFVAVYGDRPTANLPAGVRTLLGLNIPTGKLPVRIPDLNGQTLFDVGAGLTYED; from the coding sequence ATGCGAAAAATCATACTCATGATAGCAAGCTTCGTTCTTATTGTCGTCATCTCGATGATGGTTTATGTACAGAAGCCTGCCTGGATATTCGGTCAGACCACAGGGCAGCAAGCGTTACATGCGAGTCCTCCTGAGCTATCAGGAGATTCTTCGGGGACGCAGCCTGAAGCTTCAACCAAGCCGGAGTCCTCACCTGAGCCAGATCAGGTAGATCCTGCAATACAAGCCAAAGTGGATTCCATGTCCCTTGCACAGAAAGTTGCCCAAATGATGATCGTTGATCTGGATACGTTAGAACGCGAATCGAAGGCGACGTCTGCATCTGAGCTCAGCAAGCAGCAATATGCCGGTGTGATCTTGTTTCAGCGCAATCTGAAATCTGCGGAGCAGACCGTGAAGTTGATCACGGACTTAAAATCAGCAAAGACGAACGTACCGATCTGGGTCGCCATTGATCAAGAGGGCGGGGTCGTTACACGCCTTCCATGGCTGCCGCGATTTGCGGGCAATATGGCGTTAGGAGCTACGGGAAACCCGGATCTCGCAGAGCAGACGGGCAAGTTGATCGGCGAACAGATCGAGTCTTTTGGATTCAATCTCAATTTCGCCCCTTCACTCGACGTGAATAATAACCCGGATAATCCGGTCATCGGCATCAGATCCTTTGGCTCTGAGCCGGAAGATGTTGCTGCCATGGGGATGGCCATGGTCAAAGGGTTGCAGGAGGCGGGAATGCCTTCTGTTGTGAAGCATTTTCCTGGGCATGGCGATACATCGATGGATTCCCATCTAGGTCTGCCGTCCATTCCCTATGATCGGCAGCGTCTTGATCAAGTAGAGCTCCTACCCTTCCGAGAAGTGATGAAGCAAGGCGTGGATATGATCATGACCGCGCATATTACATTCCCGAAGATCGAGACTAAGACGGTCGTCTCCAAAAAAGATGGCGCCAGCGTCCACATTCCTGCAACGTTATCCCATACCTTCTTAACCGAGATCTTACGAGATGAATTAGGTTTTGACGGCGTGATCGTTACGGACTCTCTGGAAATGCAAGCCATCTCATCGAATTTTGGCAATAAAGAAGCGATCATCAAGGCGGTGCAGGCTGGAGCTGATCTGTTATTGATGCCGTCGAATCCAGATGCTTCGGTGAAGTGGCTAACAGATGCCGTGAAGCAAGGTGTGATATCCGAGGAGCGTATCAATGCAAGCGTGGAGCGGATCTTAACATTGAAGCACAAGTATGGACAGCTCGATTCGCAGCAGTCAACGCCGTATGTTGACCAATTCCGTATGGCTCAAAAGGCGATGCAAGACCAAGAAGCAAGACAATCAGAGCTTGCAATAGCGGAACATGCCGTGACACTCCTACAGAATCTTGACCACCAATTGCCTTTCAAGGTGAATGCGAATGCCTCACTATATGTGTTAGGTCCTTCAAGTCTATTACCCGAGATACAACGGCAGTTCCATGCGATTCTGTCGAAGGAAGGGCAGTCGCAATTTAAGAAAATCATTTCACTTCCGATAACAGGCGGAATATCGTCTGATCAGATGAAACAAATCGGAACATCAGACGCAGTCCTTCTCGTAACAAGGAATTTGAATACGGATAAGAAGCAGCGCGAAGCGGTGCGCAAGGTATGGAGCCAGCTTCGAAAGGCCAAACAAAAAGCGGCCGTCCTCTCGGTCGGCGCGCCTTATGATATTCGATATATTTCGGATGTTCCTGCCTTTGTTGCTGTCTATGGGGATCGTCCAACAGCCAACTTACCAGCAGGCGTGCGTACGCTTCTAGGGCTGAATATTCCGACAGGCAAGCTGCCTGTACGAATTCCTGATCTGAATGGCCAGACCCTGTTCGACGTCGGGGCAGGCTTAACTTATGAAGATTGA
- a CDS encoding SEC-C metal-binding domain-containing protein: MIHKVGRNDPCPCGSGKKYKKCCMNKSEEQSQDTKIIIPVAQKNAQSVQSLVEEWFAETPSYNTVAEQIVEHMKESYSWDQITEALHIWHAYATQTSPTIRKTETLTAAIEYYVAQTHGLEQVTQSSLGTKYSVSPGTVSQRVQQIREFMNEHPCYDPLDQRIPQLRHMLTESKMHHIEKLLAEQKFASIDEAKDYMLQLINQGKITQGMKTESVAEEAQELLYEAWEEPSPARRTELANQALKLDANNCDAYNILAESAVATPEESIGYYEEGMRVGVNALGASFIEQNKGQAWGSVRLRPYLRSKAGFARKCMELGRMKEAILHNEEIIRLDPTDHLHVHNPLITAFIEMNQLKSASSLIETYPSDKSVAFVYNRVLVEYLLNGITPQLTALWRAAAESHPVVAEYLFQSKKMPAFKNEAVQYVQSHAHLWQQHEALNAWVKQQ; encoded by the coding sequence GTGATTCATAAAGTTGGAAGAAATGACCCCTGCCCATGCGGCAGCGGTAAGAAGTACAAAAAATGTTGTATGAACAAGAGTGAAGAGCAAAGTCAGGATACGAAGATTATTATCCCTGTTGCGCAAAAGAATGCGCAAAGCGTTCAATCTCTTGTGGAAGAATGGTTCGCAGAAACACCTTCCTACAACACGGTTGCAGAGCAAATTGTCGAACATATGAAGGAGAGCTACAGCTGGGATCAAATTACGGAAGCACTCCACATTTGGCACGCTTATGCAACTCAGACGTCTCCGACCATTCGGAAGACAGAAACATTAACAGCGGCGATCGAATATTACGTTGCCCAGACACATGGCCTTGAGCAAGTAACGCAGTCCAGTCTTGGCACAAAATATAGTGTATCACCAGGAACCGTATCCCAGCGCGTACAGCAAATTCGGGAATTTATGAATGAACATCCGTGCTATGATCCACTGGATCAGCGCATTCCGCAACTACGCCATATGCTGACAGAATCTAAAATGCATCACATTGAGAAGCTTCTTGCTGAGCAGAAGTTCGCATCGATTGATGAGGCCAAAGACTATATGCTCCAGCTTATCAATCAAGGGAAGATAACTCAAGGCATGAAGACGGAATCCGTCGCAGAGGAAGCGCAAGAATTGCTATACGAAGCATGGGAAGAACCATCACCCGCTCGCCGTACAGAGCTCGCGAACCAAGCGCTTAAGCTTGATGCGAACAACTGCGATGCATACAACATTCTTGCAGAGAGTGCAGTAGCAACCCCTGAAGAGTCTATCGGTTATTACGAAGAAGGCATGCGTGTCGGAGTTAACGCACTAGGCGCATCATTTATCGAACAGAACAAGGGACAAGCATGGGGCAGTGTTCGACTTCGTCCATACCTTCGTTCCAAAGCGGGATTTGCTCGCAAATGTATGGAGCTTGGCCGGATGAAAGAAGCTATTCTTCATAACGAAGAAATTATCCGACTCGATCCGACGGACCATCTGCATGTGCATAATCCGTTAATCACCGCTTTTATCGAAATGAATCAATTAAAATCCGCGTCCAGTCTGATCGAGACGTATCCATCTGACAAATCGGTCGCGTTCGTCTATAATCGTGTACTGGTCGAATATTTGCTTAACGGCATTACGCCACAATTGACTGCATTATGGCGTGCGGCAGCAGAGTCACATCCTGTCGTTGCGGAATACCTATTCCAATCGAAGAAAATGCCTGCTTTCAAAAACGAAGCTGTACAATATGTGCAATCGCATGCTCATCTTTGGCAGCAACATGAAGCGCTTAACGCTTGGGTTAAGCAACAATGA
- a CDS encoding carbon-nitrogen family hydrolase — MGEQKWKLSVLQMDVAIGQPDENFKKVEQLLQQAVQANVKPDCIVLPEMWNTGYALEQIHELADKDGERTKVLISAFCKTHGVHVVAGSIAERRGDQIYNTIYVFDRTGEIVADYSKIHLFRLMDEEKYLAEGDHIGTFEADGVNAGMMICYDIRFPELARKLALSGAKILFVPAEWPNPRLHHWRTLLTARAIENQMYVVSCNRVGTSGTTEFFGHSMIIDPWGEVLVEGQDSEEILSATIDLSLVDEVRGRIPVFEDRRPQHY, encoded by the coding sequence ATGGGCGAGCAAAAATGGAAGTTGTCCGTTCTGCAAATGGATGTCGCAATCGGACAGCCGGATGAGAATTTTAAGAAGGTAGAGCAATTATTACAACAAGCCGTTCAGGCGAATGTGAAGCCGGATTGCATTGTATTGCCTGAAATGTGGAATACGGGCTATGCCCTTGAACAAATTCATGAGCTTGCGGATAAGGATGGGGAACGCACGAAGGTGTTAATCTCCGCGTTCTGTAAGACGCATGGGGTGCATGTGGTCGCGGGATCCATAGCAGAACGGCGTGGCGATCAGATTTACAATACGATCTATGTCTTTGATCGCACAGGAGAAATCGTGGCGGATTATTCCAAAATTCATTTGTTCCGATTGATGGACGAAGAGAAGTACCTAGCCGAAGGCGATCATATCGGTACATTCGAGGCAGATGGCGTGAACGCAGGGATGATGATTTGCTATGATATCCGATTCCCGGAATTAGCTAGGAAGTTAGCGTTGTCGGGTGCAAAAATCTTGTTCGTGCCCGCGGAGTGGCCGAATCCGCGCCTGCATCATTGGCGTACGCTGCTTACGGCGCGTGCGATTGAGAACCAAATGTACGTCGTGTCCTGCAACCGTGTCGGAACGAGCGGTACGACGGAGTTCTTCGGGCATTCGATGATTATTGACCCATGGGGCGAAGTATTGGTTGAAGGACAAGACAGTGAGGAGATCCTCTCTGCGACGATTGATTTGTCATTAGTTGATGAGGTACGAGGCAGGATCCCTGTGTTTGAAGATCGTAGACCGCAGCATTACTAG
- a CDS encoding pyridoxal phosphate-dependent aminotransferase, whose translation MVTTEKNEQPEQGGHAASIYIEPAERMQGLPTQFFANLVKRANAKVAEGYDIINLGQGNPDQPTPPHIVSALQEAAANPMYHKYPPFSGYGFLKEAIATRYREDYGVDLDPETEVAILFGGKTGLVEISQILLNPGDVCLVPDPGYPDYWSGVALAGAEMVFMPLVAQNQFLPDFSAIPAETLEKAKLMFLNYPNNPTGAIADETFYAKTIDLARQHNIVVASDFAYGAIGFDGKKPKSFLELPGAKEVGVEFYTLSKTYNMAGWRVGFALGNAEVIKLINLMQDHYYVSLFGGIQAAAATALTASQTCVEDLVATYESRRNALYAALDRIGWHAVRTPASFFCWLPVPEGYTSSSFADLLLEQAHVVVAPGIGFGEHGEGYVRVGLLASETRLEEAVERIGRLGLF comes from the coding sequence ATGGTAACAACAGAGAAGAACGAGCAGCCAGAGCAAGGTGGACACGCTGCATCGATTTACATCGAGCCGGCAGAGCGGATGCAAGGACTGCCAACCCAGTTCTTCGCGAACCTCGTCAAACGCGCGAATGCGAAAGTTGCAGAAGGTTATGACATCATTAACCTTGGACAAGGCAACCCGGATCAACCTACACCGCCACACATCGTATCGGCCTTGCAGGAAGCGGCTGCAAATCCGATGTATCATAAATACCCGCCATTTAGCGGTTACGGCTTCTTAAAAGAAGCGATTGCAACGAGATATCGCGAAGATTACGGCGTAGATCTCGATCCGGAGACAGAAGTCGCTATTCTATTCGGCGGCAAAACGGGTCTCGTCGAGATCAGTCAGATTTTGCTCAATCCGGGAGACGTATGTCTTGTTCCTGATCCCGGTTATCCTGATTATTGGTCTGGGGTCGCATTAGCAGGTGCCGAAATGGTATTCATGCCGCTCGTGGCACAGAATCAGTTCCTGCCTGACTTCAGCGCAATCCCAGCCGAGACGCTCGAGAAAGCCAAATTAATGTTCTTGAATTATCCGAACAATCCTACGGGCGCCATCGCGGATGAAACGTTCTATGCGAAGACGATCGATTTGGCTCGACAACATAATATCGTAGTCGCTAGCGACTTCGCCTATGGGGCGATTGGATTTGATGGTAAAAAGCCGAAGAGCTTCCTCGAGTTGCCTGGTGCCAAAGAAGTCGGCGTCGAATTCTATACGTTGTCCAAAACCTATAATATGGCGGGTTGGCGCGTCGGCTTCGCCCTGGGGAATGCAGAAGTCATCAAGCTAATAAATCTGATGCAGGACCATTATTATGTAAGTCTTTTCGGCGGCATTCAAGCTGCCGCGGCAACGGCCCTGACTGCGTCGCAGACTTGCGTAGAAGACCTGGTCGCTACGTACGAGAGCCGTCGAAATGCGTTATACGCTGCACTGGACCGCATCGGGTGGCACGCCGTTCGTACGCCCGCTTCTTTCTTCTGCTGGCTTCCAGTTCCTGAAGGCTACACGTCAAGCAGCTTCGCAGACCTGCTGCTCGAACAGGCGCATGTCGTGGTCGCACCTGGCATTGGATTCGGTGAACATGGTGAAGGTTATGTCCGCGTTGGCCTTCTAGCATCAGAAACAAGGCTGGAGGAGGCAGTAGAACGGATCGGACGGCTTGGCCTTTTTTAA
- the proB gene encoding glutamate 5-kinase, which yields MQRIVVKIGSSSLTSDEGGLNRTKVEFFASEIAALHASGAQVLLVTSGAVAAGFRQIGYTTRPKLLHEKQAAAAVGQALLMRAYQESFCAYGIGAAQILLTRSDFSNRQRIQNAQMTIEELLKQGIIPIINENDTVSVDELKFGDNDTLSALVANLVRATGLIIITDTDGLYTADPRYNPDAVRIERVQEINEEIIAGAGGSGSLVGTGGMRSKVEAARIAMRGGVPAFVGRVIEPGDLDMAAQGSGRGTYFDTQLHSLSTKKQWLGFHSTPSGRVCVDAGAEQALLAGGKSLLPVGVRDVDGDFHAGDVIEVHNLNGQLVGRGVVNYTADQMRTVAGLSTDEVQKRIEVPRIEVIHRDEWISLK from the coding sequence ATGCAGCGTATCGTAGTGAAGATTGGAAGCAGTTCCCTCACCTCTGACGAGGGTGGCTTGAATCGCACGAAGGTCGAATTTTTCGCCAGTGAGATAGCTGCTCTCCATGCATCGGGTGCTCAAGTGCTCCTCGTTACATCGGGAGCCGTAGCAGCAGGATTTAGACAGATTGGATATACAACACGCCCTAAGCTGCTGCACGAGAAGCAGGCGGCTGCCGCAGTTGGTCAAGCGCTGCTCATGCGAGCATACCAAGAGTCATTCTGTGCTTACGGTATTGGCGCAGCTCAAATACTACTTACCCGATCGGATTTCAGTAATCGCCAGCGCATTCAGAATGCGCAAATGACGATCGAAGAACTATTGAAACAAGGGATCATTCCGATCATTAATGAGAATGACACCGTCTCCGTAGATGAGCTGAAGTTCGGGGATAATGATACCTTGTCCGCTCTGGTTGCGAACCTCGTGCGGGCAACAGGACTTATCATTATTACGGATACAGACGGCCTATACACGGCAGACCCACGGTACAATCCCGATGCCGTTCGCATTGAACGGGTGCAAGAGATTAACGAAGAAATCATCGCAGGTGCCGGCGGTTCGGGTTCACTAGTCGGTACAGGCGGAATGCGTTCCAAAGTCGAAGCTGCACGGATCGCAATGCGTGGTGGTGTACCCGCTTTTGTCGGCCGGGTGATCGAACCTGGCGACTTGGATATGGCGGCACAAGGATCTGGTCGCGGGACGTATTTCGATACACAGCTCCACTCGCTCTCGACGAAGAAGCAGTGGCTCGGATTCCATTCCACACCAAGTGGGCGAGTCTGCGTAGATGCAGGTGCCGAACAAGCGCTGCTAGCTGGCGGTAAGAGCTTGCTCCCTGTCGGTGTACGAGACGTAGACGGCGACTTCCATGCCGGTGATGTGATCGAAGTGCATAACCTGAACGGCCAATTGGTCGGTCGCGGGGTCGTTAATTATACCGCGGACCAAATGCGAACCGTCGCTGGCCTGAGCACGGATGAAGTACAAAAACGCATCGAGGTCCCTCGCATCGAAGTGATTCACCGTGACGAATGGATCTCGTTGAAATAA
- a CDS encoding glutamate-5-semialdehyde dehydrogenase, which yields MSEVREKSTLAKGTLVQLNRLTSAEKNDALLKMADALIAEQHSIIAANQEDLERGRANGTSPSLLDRLALNESRIAAMAEGLRQIVELTDPIGDQLEQIERPNGLKIEKIRVPLGVIGIIYEARPNVTVDAAGLCLKTGNAVVLRGGSSAISSNKRIVEVLQQALADSAVPVAALQLIEDTNRSSVDEMLKLNGLLDVVIPRGGASLIQNVVQNATVPVIETGAGICHTYLDATAKLDMALPIVINAKVQRPSVCNSMETLLVHEDFAAAHLSAIADQLRSSNVELRGCERTARYITLDQNATDQDYATEYNDYILNIRVVNDLDEALDHIRQYGTMHSECIVTETAAHAERFLQEVDAAAVYHNASTRFTDGFEFGFGAEIGISTQKLHARGPMGLPALTSTKYRIYGTGQIRQ from the coding sequence ATGAGTGAAGTTCGTGAGAAATCGACGTTAGCCAAAGGAACCTTAGTACAACTCAACCGTCTGACTTCGGCGGAGAAGAATGATGCCCTATTGAAGATGGCAGATGCACTGATCGCAGAACAACATTCGATTATTGCAGCGAACCAAGAAGATTTGGAGCGCGGGCGTGCGAATGGCACAAGTCCCTCACTTCTCGATCGTCTTGCATTAAATGAATCGCGTATTGCAGCGATGGCCGAAGGGTTGCGGCAGATTGTGGAGTTGACGGATCCAATCGGCGATCAGCTCGAACAGATCGAGAGACCGAATGGACTCAAGATCGAGAAGATTCGTGTGCCGCTTGGCGTCATCGGCATCATCTATGAAGCGCGTCCGAATGTCACGGTGGATGCAGCCGGCCTCTGTCTCAAGACAGGAAATGCCGTTGTGCTGCGCGGCGGCTCTTCCGCCATCAGCTCCAACAAGCGCATCGTTGAAGTGCTGCAGCAAGCCCTTGCAGATTCAGCCGTTCCTGTGGCAGCACTTCAATTGATCGAAGATACGAACCGTTCATCCGTGGATGAGATGTTGAAATTGAATGGGCTGCTCGATGTCGTCATTCCTCGCGGCGGCGCTTCCCTCATTCAGAATGTCGTTCAGAATGCGACGGTGCCCGTGATTGAGACAGGCGCAGGCATCTGCCATACATATCTGGATGCAACAGCGAAGCTGGATATGGCATTGCCGATCGTTATCAATGCGAAGGTACAACGCCCTTCAGTCTGTAACTCGATGGAGACCCTGCTCGTTCATGAAGATTTTGCTGCAGCGCATTTAAGCGCGATTGCAGATCAACTGCGCAGCAGCAACGTTGAATTACGCGGTTGCGAGCGTACAGCTAGATATATCACATTAGATCAGAACGCAACGGATCAAGATTATGCGACGGAATATAACGATTATATTCTGAATATTAGAGTGGTGAATGATCTCGACGAAGCACTTGATCATATTCGTCAGTATGGGACCATGCACTCCGAATGTATCGTAACGGAAACCGCAGCGCATGCAGAACGTTTCCTGCAAGAAGTCGATGCGGCCGCTGTCTACCATAATGCATCTACGCGCTTCACCGATGGATTCGAATTCGGCTTCGGTGCCGAGATCGGCATTAGTACCCAGAAGCTTCATGCGCGCGGACCAATGGGTCTTCCAGCCTTAACATCAACGAAATATCGCATTTATGGCACAGGTCAAATTCGACAATAA